The DNA window aaaagtaTAATGTTGTTATTTAGAaggctctttttttttctttcttttttttttctaagggGAAATATTGCTTAGAAGTTTATTATGCTTGAAAGATAGAGCTTTTCTTGTTTAAACCATGCCTCATGAGATAAAAAAAATCACTGTCAATAATATCAGAGCCACTAAAGTTAATTCTAGTGTGTACAATAAAGCTTGTTCTTGAAAAATTAGATGAGTAATTTGTTCTTCATTGacactgattttttcattatccCAGAAGTTGTTGATCCTTTTGTTGAGAAAAACTCAGAGGTTGCAGTTGACAGGGGTATGTATATGTTTGATCTTTGTTTTTCttgcattcatatatttttttgaataaatcaggagatttattaaataataaattcgtTCAAAATAATAGAATGCACTTCAGAGGAACAATCCTCCAACTGAAGCGCACAacctgtagagaaacaagagtctcttgTCAAGCAATGAGTCAACTTgtttgcagatcgtttaacaaaacataactcaacaaaagataaagccaaaagTAAATTTCTAATATCTTGAACAATAAGACCAAATTGTGAGGACACAAAAATATTACTTTGGACTGCTTGGACACACACCAAACTATCCGTTTCaactattgttgttgtttttgtatataaaaaaacatataattttatatatttcatGGTCATATGGAAAATTAGTCTTTTCTGCATGTAGATGCAGTGCTTGCACGAGTAGAAGCAGAGAAAAGATTGGCCTTAATTAAAGCATGGGAAGAGAGTGAGAAGACAAAGGCAGATAACAAGTAAGTATTATGCTAATTCAATTATGTGATTTTCATACTCTTTATTTTTGTAATCAATTGATAATTTTACTTGAGGGATTGTTGTTAATTTTACATTAAGTACTAacttttttgtttattattttaatcttaatcctattataaTTTGTTTTCATTATAGGGCATACAAAAAGTTGTCTGCTGTTGAATCATGGGAAAACAGCAAGAGAGCTGCTGTGGAGGCCGAGCTCAAACAAATTgaggtaaaaataatatttgttaATCCAACTACACTATGTACTTTGATTAGCATGATGATTCTTTTTGTTCATTTAAATAGAAGTTTTTACATACACAAATTATAATAAGAAATATATTTCTGATCCCATGTAATCTAACTTTAGCCATGGATTAAACAACAGTCTATAATTGAACAAACAACAAACTATTTTTATCTCACGCTGATGTGAGAGTacaaaactttatacatatttttGTCTTAATTCAATAATAATGTGTAACAGGAAAAGTTGGAAAAGAAGAGAGCAGAATACACAGAGAAAATGAAGAACAAAGTGGTGGAATTACACAAGATAGCAGAAGAAAAAAGGGCAATGGTTGAAGCCAATAGACAAGAAGAATTTCTCAAGGTTGAAGAGACTGCAGCAAAGTTCAGAGCTTCTGGTTATTCACCTAAGAAATTCTTTGCATGCTTCTCTGCCTAATctaataataaaaatcattCCTAAACAAAGTTTAGTTTTGGTGTGTGTGTGATCACttaaataacttttattttcttttgattgtttgtttgtttgattTGGATACGTAAACCATGTTTCTCATATCATTTTGTGTATATGTTCTTGGATATTGgttttcacttataaaatgcATGTTATGTTATGTGGCATCATGAGTATCCAACTACACACCCCTTTCTAGTTTTCATAATAAACATCATTTCAGTTTTAATTTCTTATTGGAGTTTTTATTAAACTCATTCAACTTAGAAAATGACAATCTTAAATCATTCCCTTcatttatattcttttttacatttttactgttccactaaaaataaacaatttatgAGTAAGAGTCTCACTACCAAGAGATCCAAATTAGAATTTTGATCTCATCCCACTTTCCAATCCTCCCGTGACTAGGGGTGCAAATGAGCTGGGTTGGCTGGGTTAGAAGTGTTTTAATAGGCCAATCCAATGATTGTGGTTTGGATAAGCTATaaaccatttaattttttttattgtacaaTCCAACCTTACTTAGTACATTAATATAAGGGGTGAGTTGGGTTGGGTTCATTGGGTTGAAAtgaatattttaaactttaatatttatgttaCAAACAGGATAAAATTATTCAACCTAGTgcatagacaaaaaaaaaaaaacgatgcatatatatgtatatacatatatatatatatatatatatatgtgtgtgtgtggaaTATAGTACTTTAAAAAGAACTAAGGTGGCAATAGTATCATTGTGTGAGTAACAAAGTTAGACTGTATAATTAGTatagttatttatttgttttaggtGTTTTAAGAGCTTAataatattgaattaattaattgtaattaatatacacaaaaaattaattaaaaatcattgttttttttgtaattaatataatattgaattctattacatatatagtttttttttttttagaaagtaTATTATTGGATTGAAGCTgaaatcatattaaaaaatatcaaccaaGATTTTTATTACATGTCGTGTGATTTTTGTAATAAGAAACTTATGTTCTACAACGACAACGAAGAAACAGATTGTGAAAATCCAAAATGCGGAAAAAGATGTCTTCCTACACCACGGTAAGTACATCATaactaaattaatatttgaacttatTGCATATTCATACTAACCGTTACATATTCTGTATAAATTATTAGTGCAAGGACATATGTACAGCTCGACGATGGTACAGAGTTACTAGATGCTGTGATGTTGCAGAAAACATATTCTCATGTACTGCAGTTCAATTAAGATCATATTCAGACGAGgtaactataaaaaaataaatatgtaaaatttatacattttcatacatagaaatacattaaaacttataactaatcattttttttttcagaaacaTAAGTTGTTTGTCCAAAAAACTACGAATCAATTATCTGCCAAAAAATGGAGAATTCAGTTGTACGTAGATGCAAACCGAACAATGAGTTCAAAGTACAATCAGTTCACCATTCAAGCAGCTGAACCAATGGAAGATTAGGCAGAagttaccctttttttttaccgtaattttattttatttagtgttgAGACTTTTCTTGGTGCCgagcttctttttctttctcttgacttgttatttatggatttacATGGAGTAGTGTATGCAAGTATTTCATATACCTAATTTTCTAGAAGtaaataataagtattattttattataatttatatatacctaattatattttaccaaccaattataatagcacaaatattaatttgataaaaCAAATCATTCGTATGATCATACCTTCACATACAATCTAAataagaagaaataaaaaaaaaaaaaaaactaaacttcaccttaaactaatatttacgtgcatCGGCACGTAACTCCTAcctagtatatacatatatgtgtgtgtgtgtgtaataTAGTGCTTTAAAAAGAACTAAGGTGGCAGTAGTATCAT is part of the Cannabis sativa cultivar Pink pepper isolate KNU-18-1 chromosome 5, ASM2916894v1, whole genome shotgun sequence genome and encodes:
- the LOC115716872 gene encoding remorin isoform X1 translates to MAEEEAKRVEPQSPENPSPVAAEQLKKEEAKEEEEVVNSKDVCASDEKSLSPVPLEKPLPAPAIVQKVVDPFVEKNSEVAVDRDAVLARVEAEKRLALIKAWEESEKTKADNKAYKKLSAVESWENSKRAAVEAELKQIEEKLEKKRAEYTEKMKNKVVELHKIAEEKRAMVEANRQEEFLKVEETAAKFRASGYSPKKFFACFSA
- the LOC115716872 gene encoding remorin isoform X2, which codes for MAEEEAKRVEPQSPENPSPVAAEQLKKEEAKEEEEVVNSKDVCASDEKSLSPVPLEKPLPAPAIVQIVDPFVEKNSEVAVDRDAVLARVEAEKRLALIKAWEESEKTKADNKAYKKLSAVESWENSKRAAVEAELKQIEEKLEKKRAEYTEKMKNKVVELHKIAEEKRAMVEANRQEEFLKVEETAAKFRASGYSPKKFFACFSA